The Leishmania panamensis strain MHOM/PA/94/PSC-1 chromosome 23 sequence DNA window GACACCTGCAGGGACGATCCCATACAAGGCGCTGGATACGCTGGAGTCGTCGCTTCTCGACTGCGACACACAGCTCTTCAAGCTCCAGCTTGAACTGCGCTTCTTCTAGCTTGTGTACGACGGTAAGTGGTTCAAGTCTCCGAACCAGTCAGCGTCTGAGATGCTCGACCAGATGGCAGAGACGGTGACAGAGAAAGTGACGATGAAGTTGCACAGGGGTAACATTCTCTCTGCCGGGGCGCAGCCGCCGTACTCGCTGTACAACGAGTACATCGCTTCGTTAGGGGGCAGTCACGATGTTTATAATCACCGCGACGCGAATGGCATCGCCCGACTGCTTCAGCTGCCCCTACGCATTTGCGCGATTACGCTAAAGGAAAACACGATGCCGATCAAAGTTCGAAGTGCACACATCcctgtgagcgtgtgtgctccGCACTGCGCACCACCAGACCACTGCCGGTACTGCCTGCCTCCCCTCAATCATCGGTGTACCGCGTGCGCTCTGTGTTTCTCACGCTGTGCTTTGTCACACCAATCTCTCTTCCCTGGGTACGTGGTCAAGGGTGCTCTCGCACCGATGTCCGTGCGCCGCACGTCACCGACtgtcactccctctctcttctccgctccCCACAAGCGCCGTGCGCTAGAGACAGCCGCAAGGACAAAGCCTctcggtgctgcggctccgGGTTGCGGTCgttttgcttctctcgctgctgctcgcaaGCCCCTGTAGCAGTCGCGGGCATGTGAgtgattgtgtgtgtgtgtgtttgctgtCAGGAGAAGGGAGACAGTGAGTAGAAGCATAAGAAGATCGTGATAGACCTACTCTTTAAGGGTCTCCTTCTCgaacccccaccccccaccccacccccgcggTGCGCTGATGTTGTTGATGGACACCTCGCTGCTAGTGTAACTCTGCCCCTTCTTGTGCCGCGCGTtttggtgtgggtgggtgcggtCCGCCgttctgcctctctcccccaaGACTGAccttccctcccaccctctcttaTCACCTTCCCCCGAAAGACGACCCGCACACTGAACGTTTCAGTGCCTCTTTATGTCTTTCTGTTCGCGCGGTTTCTCTGTCGTTTCGGTGGCTCCTGGAGGCTCTTTACGTGATCCTCCTGTGTATCCCTCGCGCAATGCAACGAGGCCTTCGTTCttgccgcacacgcacacctctgtttgtttgtctcccccccccctctctctctctgacacTCGCAGGTGAAGCGTTGCGTTGCACGTGAGGACTGCCCTTCCGTACACTTTTGTTTTTGCTCCTCatctccgccgccgcggcacacgcctcctcctccttttctctcttttcgcgtCAGCCTCGCTGTatatctctctctccaggTGCCCAGTGGGCCATGCGCACGTACACTTCACCCTGGCGTTTTCTGTGAAGCTGAATTTACTGTCGTTGGCTTGCTCTTCACTGCAATCATGCCATCATTGTCGCCGAAGCCACGCACACATCGTTGACACGAAGCTCTGCCTGCGCCACAcatcttctcttcctctcttctttcactTTCCCCCCGACAGCACTCTGTGAGCGAACTAGTCGACTCTCTTAACTGCACCTTGACGCTCTGCTCGTGAGTGTTCTCTTTCGACACTCTCAGACGGTCTCTCTTTTATTTGTGTGCACTGCTTGATCAGAGGAGCTGAGTTGGCAGTGGAATGATGTCCGTTGCGACAGTACCGGTGGCGTTAGTAACAGCCGCCGCGAAGCGCCTTGGCTGTGGCATTGCTGAAATCCTCCACGCACAGGGGTACGCCGTCTGCTTGCATTATCATCGCTCTGCTGAAGACGCGAACACACTTGCCGCGACGCTCAACTCAAGGCGACCGAATAGCGCCATTGCGGTGCAGGCGGACTTGAGCGCCATTGCCACAGCGTCGGTCAGTAACGCTCATGGCGCGGCACCCATTTCCCTCGttcagcgctgcgctgggTTGGTGGATGCGTGCTACAACCACTGGGGACGCTGCGACGTGCTCGTAAACAACGCCTCTGCCTACTACCCCACGCCACTGCTGAacaaggacgaggagggacaCGAGCCGTCTATGAATGAGGAGACcgaggcagcggccgccgctgaccTCTTCGGCACCAACGCGCTTGCGCCCTTCTTCTTGATTAAGGCGTTCGCCCAGCGCGTCGCGGACATTCCAGCtgagcagcgcagcgacaACTACTCCATCGTTAATATGATCGACGCCATGACAAACCAGCCTCTTCTCGGGTTCACCATGTACACTATGGCTAAGGAGGCGTTGGAGGGGCTTACACGgtctgctgcgctggagcttgcaccgctgcaggtTCGCGTGAACGGCGTTAGCCCAGGTCTGTCACTGTTCCCTGCTGACATGCCCTCTGCGGTGCAGGCGGACTATCGTAGCAAGGTGCCCCTCTACCAGCGCGAGTCCACCGCCGAAGAGGTGGCCGCCGTGGTTTTTTTCCtgtgctcctccagcgcgaAATACATCACTGGCACATGTGTCAAGGTTGACGGTGGCTACAGCCTTACCCGGGCCTGAGCGTGTCGCATGACAGTCACATCTCCAGCGGATCTCAACATCGACGGAGGCACCCGACCGTGTGGTGCCCGTGTGTGCCCGTGTGCGTGGCACTTACACGCTGGATTCGCATTCTCGTGCCGTCAcacttctcccctccctatACGTCTCACATCCTCTCTGCCGTCACCCCCTGTGTTCACCCCatcttcccttcttcctccgtATCGCACCGTGACAACGTTGTCCGGGAggcagaaaggaggaggggggggggtgcatgGCCCAACGAGAGAGTCGAGGGAAGACAAtctgaaagggaaaaagagtgAGCGCAACCACGTGAAAATGCTAAATGGTCTACTGGGGTCGAAGATGGATTCGActgcctttcctttcctctctcgttctcttaCGCTATGTGGCTTCTTGAATGACTATGGTCGACAGTGTTCAACAATGAGATATCGCTGCGGGTTGGACGGTGAGACATTCGCCTCTCTTctactgctgttgctgtggctgctATCCCGGACTTGTCGTTCACCCACACCGCACCGGATGTACTggcatctctctctgtctgtctgtgcctgCGTATGCATCCTGTAGCACCAGGTGTTGCTCCCTCTTCGCGGCTGTACTGTGCCTGTTTTCCACCTTTACTCGGCTTCTACCCTCTGGCTGTTTGCACTTCCACGAAACGCACTCTATCGCCTCCCTGTGGGCCGTTCGAGTAGACATAGGGCGGGGCGTGCACTCTCGGGTGACGTCTCTcagccctccctccttccgGCATCGTGCCGACGCTCGCGAACATTTGTAACCGCTGTTTTCATCGCTGCCTCACGAACACCCAGACATGGTGACAAGCGAGCAACACATGCCCACCTCTGACGACGTCGAGCCACGCCTACCGGCGGGCCAGTCTGTGTCGCACTTCATGCGCACCCTCGATGTGTACCCCGTCGTTCCCCCGCATAAGGCGCATGAAACCACAGTGCGCCCTCAAGGAAACGCAGGTGGTGTGTCGCCAAGGCCATGCAACCATCGCACctctcagcggcagcgtgagCACGCGTGGAGGCCGAGCTGCATGTCCAACTTTCCTCGCAcgccagcggctgcggctgcgactggcgcctccccctcttcacccaCGCCGTCCTCTGTGGCAGAGAAGTCGGTGAAAGAAGCAGCATATCGCCTTAGCCCGCAGGAGGTGCAACGCCGTGCGCAACAGGTGCTAACGGCGCAGATACGCAGCTTGCTGGAGGCGCGACTCCAGGAGCGTCTGCATCAGGCCCGcgtcgcgcaggcgcagtggGAAGCGACGCGGAGACCATCACCATCAGCACCCGTGCCACCACCTGTACCCCCCTGTGACACCCACATGGCCAGTGCCTGGCCGGCTAGTGCTTCTTCTGAAGCTGCTGTAGGGGCGAGCACTGCACCTGCCTCAGCGGAGCCGGAGCCGTCCTTTGAGGAAGTCTCTCCACTAATCACCACGACGATGTCGGCgcatggcagcgctgccggcggGGCTACGACGCGTCAGGGCGTAACCTCCGCTGCATCTGCGGCGCACTCCACTGTGGAGATGCCCACAATTGACGTGCACCCGTACTCGGCTGTGGAGCTGGTGCGCGTACACCGCCTCAGGGGTGTGCCGAACCACAACCGTGGCCTCTTCGCCGGCTTGTCAAAGCGCACCTTCACTACCCGCAGCGGACAATACACGGTCGGccgagagggcgagggacACCGTCGCGTGCGATCCGGGGTGTCTGGCTTTATGTGGGAAGCACGTCGCCACTCTGGCGCTGCCTCGGGCCCCCCGCCGCGGCTCACGATGCGGTTTCTCTGCACAGACAGCCAAATGCTGTTTCAGTGGACAGAGGACGCGGATTCGGCGTACGCTGTGCAGGGCGAGAACGAGGAGTTCGATAGTCGGCCCGATGACGGGCCGATGTTCTGCAACGCCTCCTGCATGGATGACCCCTCTCTCGGGCACGGGCTCAAAGGGGTGCTGGAGCACATGTATGGGAAAAGGATGACGACAGAGCAAcgcgcagaggcggtgcggcggctgcgggaGCGTCGTGAGGGTCGTCGGGGTACGAGTAACCGATACCCCATGCTGGACGGCAAGGACAGTAATGGTGATGGGCACTCGTCCATTGGTGGAGGCGCCACGACAGACAGCACCAGCTCCCTCTTAGCCGGTGTGAAAGACGGTTCATCCGGGTTGGGCGAGAGCGGGCATGAGGGGCGGACCCCATCCAACAAGGGATCTCGCAGCGGTGTTGTCTTCTCAAACATGAAGCACAGCCTTACGCCCCTGCACGTCCTCTCTCCGACCAAATACGAGCAGGACCATCTGTTGCCGCTGGCGGACACCCCAATGCTCGGTGCGAGTGCCATGCCGCACAACTGTAGCgaccctcccctcgctcttgcAACTCCTGGCTATCGCATCTCGGTAAGTGCCGACGGAGGCTGTCAACGACGCAGTGCTGGAGCGGACACATGGGACCACCCATTGCTAGCcacactctccctctcttctctgagCCACACCATGACTACCGATGAAGCTGAGGCGCACCGACTCAAGAGGAACTTCTATGTCGCTGTTGCAGACTCAAGGACGCGGAGCAGGtccggtggcggtgacgggtCTGTAAGGCTTTGGGGGATGAAGGGTCGTGTTACTGGCGCTGGCGGGGATCATGGCACTTACGGGTCTCCGCTGGCACCACATTCTGCCTCTCGCCCATCCATCCTGTCGGTGCCGAGCTCTGGCGGGCAGCGCAGCCAGGTTAGCAACACTGTATGCCTCGACATGGAAGCAGAGACAACCGTTGTTGACGGACGGCCAtcgactgctgctggaggaccgcacagcggcacacaTGACACATCATTGGTCGACGCTGGCACAAGCGGTGACAACAGTGTTACTGGTGGccttggcagcggcggtcgtTACGACACACGGAGAAATGGCGAGGGGGTTTCCTTGGCGGCAGGCCAGGGTACCGGCGAAGAGTTTACAGGGAAGGAGATGAAGCAGCACACCTTGACACCTTTCTCagctgtctccctctccgccaccgccacctcagcGCAGGACTCGTCGTTGCGCCGCCCCAGGGACGATGACGACAGCCGCAACCTCGACGAGTTCCTCATACATTTCCCTGAGGAGGCAGACCACGTGCGACTGCGTCGAACCGCCAAGAACATCCTCGACGGCATGGAGGATATGTGGGATGACGATGGCAACGGTCGCAGCGCCttcctgctgccgcagttCCTGAACCCAAACTTTCAGTTTCCTGGTCTTGACGACACCATTggcgccgccgatggcgccGATGGCTGCAGCGGACATGGTGAGGGCTCGGAGGACAACTACCCGCCGCTGACCGGTTTTGGCGTCAATGACGCAGAGCTCAACGAGAAGTTTCGCAttgaggcggaggaagagtACAGCGACCTTATCGCGCAGCGtgacgcgctgctggcggaggtggagggtcAACACCAACTTCTGGGTGACATGGGTGCGGATGTGCACTACCTTTCCGTTGGACAGGCGCGCACAGGCATGAACGCGGAACAGTACGCCATCACGCTCACCAGCGAGGTAAACCGCTACGCCAAGTTGCATCGGCTTTGCCTGAATCGAACTCTGGAAGAGAggtctcagcagcagcagggtgACGAGGCGGACGCCGCTGTTGAACACGCTGCCGACGGTTTTCTCGACCGCTTCGGGAAAGAGCGAACTGCTACGGCGGACGTGGGCAGTCAGGTGTGTGACGCCGACCTGTGCTACGTTGATGCCGCTGTGCGTTCGActgaggagcagctggaagACCTGTTCCTCCATGAGAAGGCACTTGTGAACGCAGTGCGACTCGCCACAGTGGCTGTAGCCAACATCATGACATTTCACGCCTCGCTGGAGATGGAGTCGACGTGCCACGAGTGCTTCTTCGTCTTCGACAAACCGCAGACGCTCTGGCCATGCGGGCACACCTTCTGCCTCTCCTGTCTCTCTAACATGTACAACCGTCGCGGCAAGCTCATCTGTGCTGAGTGCGGGTCCGTCTGCGAGGTCGGCTACACCCCCAATATTTCCGTCGAGCTCATCGCCAATTATCAGACAGTGTGCAGGCGTAGCGAGGCCGACGCAGACGTCGAGCCTGATAGCGCCCTGGCCAAGGAGCGCGAGGCGCAGACCATTGAGGGTGTCCTGCGCAGTCTTCTGAACGACCTGCTCTCGGCCCAGAGCAGCTGGACTGCCAGCCCTTTGGAACACTCCCCACTGAGGCTGAGGGGCGGCGCGTGAAGTGTGCTTTCTGCGCGCACAGTTGTATGTATCTTCACGGAAGAAGGACTCACTCTTGTGCGTCCTCGATGTAAACGATTTGGAAGCAAAAACCCCGCGCCGCACCTCGGCAGCCTCAttcctttgcttctcctctcgGTCCCACCGCTCTGTTGTGTTCGCGTGGGCGACATGTTGTGTACTCTCTCCTGAAGGGGGTTGCAGACACTGGCGAAAATAGGCCGATGGGAAAAAGATgatccccttcctcccttcttccgtTCACGAAAGCGCGCTCATCATTGCGGCGCGTCTCGTGTAGCTGCTGACATGGCCCTAGCAGTCGCCCTCCTTCTTTCCATCGCTTTTCCATCGGGGTGCCCAACCCAGATCGAGACGCACCCAGTGAAAGGACGCCTCCACGTCGGGAGATATACGCGGGTTGACATAGGCGAACACAGCGACGTCAActcctctctcacacacacgcactaaCACACACAATCGCATGGAGGCATTACGAAGTGAAAGTTGCGCTTTTCTgtgcagccaccaccaccccttctctcttcctttactttgtctctccctctcacacaGTCCCCGTGTAGCTCTGCCGTAATCGCCTTTCCTTGCGGTTGTTGTTTACCGTCTTTCACCTCATCTTTGATTCGGGGAGGACGGGGGGGAGCGGgtgtgcctcctctctttttttctcgcttctccgTGCCGACTACTGCAGCCCACGTGACTCTTCCACGGTGCACTCCAGCCGTGTATGCGCTTCAAGGCGACCCTCAAAGACGCCAAGGGTCTACTTGGTGTTCTACAGGTGTGCCGCAGTAGTCAACGCGACTGCATCGTACGCCTCCAGTCTGAGCGCATCCGTTTCTTCTCCAACACAAACGCCGCAGATGGGGTCCAGGTGTGGATGCGATGCCCGTCgtcgtttctcttctccgagATGATCTGCGACTCCGGCTACGAGGAGCACTCCATCACATGTGAAGTACTCGACCTCGCACAGCTCATTCACATCGTGAAGCAGGTGGAGGCACGCGAGCGATCCCACCAAGGGACCGCCTcgcgtgtgcaggtgcggctGGCGCGAAACGGACGGTGTCCATTGTGGCGTGTTGCCATGCAGGGACTTTCTGGTCAGCCGGACGTCAGCTTcgacgtgccgctgcgcatccTCGGGGACCGCGAAATCAAGAGTCTGtccccgccaccgctggaGAGGCAGCACCTGCAGATACTGGTGCCAGACATGCTAGAGCTTACCACCTTCATTGACAAGCTGAAGAACACCGCAGCCGATAGCGTAACCTTCTCGGCGCGCGTGCTGACGCCGCGGCTTGGCGCagatggcggtgatggtggcgcaggGGCATGTATCGGGGTGAAGCGGCCGCGCGCCAGGGACATATTGCCATTGGCGAGCCTTCGCATCTTCGCTGAGCATTTTATGGCTCGCTTCTCGCTCAAGTACGAGGCGGTTGAATTGATTGAGCAGCCGGAGagagatgatgatggtggcgatgaggacgatgacggcggGGCCGTGGGTGGCATTAGCGAGGCGACTGTTGTGGTCGAGACGAGGAAGTTTGCGCGCTTCTTTTCGGCGGTGAAGGAGCTGGACCCGATGAAGATAAGCATGTACTTGATGGACCAGCGAGCACTCGTGCTGAGCGTGTTCGCAGCTGGGAACACCGCAATGGTGGCCTATATTCCCGCCAAGGCGTAGCGAACTCCAGGTGTAGGATAGAAGAAGagtgcgagtgtgtgtctgcgtgtgtgcttgccaTGAAGGCGAGATCGAGACGACGACTGGTAGCGCCTTTCTGCTGCCTTCCTCTagctccccccttcttcatAGAGGAAGAAAATGAGTCGCTGTCAGAGTCAGTAACGGTGCGGAGAGGTCAGATGCATAGGCAGTGGAGCGGTCGCGATGATGGGGGGATATCCTGTCGGTGTGTGGACCTCGAGGGACGCGCACGACAACCGACTCTCTCCCCACCATCACTGCCTTCGCTACTCCGGGCGAGCCCACCCCCATCAAAAGGCACCTACATGCCAAACACTTCAGAGTCGAGTCTTCTAACCCATTCGTCTTACACTTCTTGTTGAGCGCCTCTTTCGTCTTCGTTGTAGACGCTCGACaaacgccaccgccgcccgcGCCCCATACATCGTGCCGCACGCGGGCTTCGCTTGCTCGTGCAGCCGTGACTCCCAGGCCGCCCGTGCAAAGTAATTTAGGCATCCGTATGactctctcctcgtcctatcgcaccccccccctcccccagacGGCGCATGCGCCTCAGCCCTCTCCTTTCCGCCTCTTCCCACGTTTCTCTCCTGTTCGCTGCTCCCCGCggcaaagaggaagggcCGTCTCCGCCAACTCGTCCGTGCCGAAGTGCCCCTATCTTCTTCCGTCGATCAACCGCCTTCACTCGGCCCAGAGACCCTCTCCAATTCCACACGATAGCGTCCCTCTGCACTGTGCGTTCTATGCGTCGCGTCACCTGCTGGCCATGGGCTTTGCGCGCCGGCGTGTGCACTTTCACAGCACTGCGTAGCACAAGCGAGAGATCTGACTGCGCGACGGATCCTCGCGAACTTGCCCAACACCCCcccggaggcggtgatgccgATAGGGAAGACGTCATTACCCCCTGGACGGTAGTCGCCAAGGGCCCGCAGGGGATCAACTATGATCGCGTGTTAACCACATTCAAAGCGGAGCGAGTGGACGACAGCGCACGTCAGCATATTCGTGATGCCATCGCCAAGTGCCACGAACGAACCGCATCCGTCACCTCTGTCAACGCCCAGAACACCCCGACCCCCGTTTCGACTGCTGTGTCACCTGGAGGTGTGCCAGCGCAGGTCTGCGTGTCtcctgccgcgcagcagcagcaaccgccaccaccaccgccgcttcacCACTTCTTCAGCCGCGGCATTGCCTTCTCGCACCGCGACTTGCACAAGGCACTCGACGACATCGAGGCTTCCATCAAGCCGGAGGAGCCTTCCGTCTTCCTCTACACCGGCCGTGGCCCCAGCGCTGGCACCATGCACGCGGGCCATGTGCTGCCCTTCATGCTGGCCAAGTACCTCCAAGACGTCTTCAATCTCCCTCTCGTGATACAAATCACCGACGACGAAAAGTTTCTCTTTCGCGGCGTCCCCTTCGAGGGGgccgtggcggaggaggtcaTTCTCAACAACATCAAGGATATCATCGCCTTTGGCTTCCACCCGCGCCATACCTTCATCTTTCGCAACACGCACTACATGGGCGAGCTGTACCCGacagtgctgccgctccagcgTAGCATGACAGGCAACTCAGTGAAGCACACTCTCGGCCTCACCGACAGCGACAACGTCGGCAAATTCGCCTTTCCTGCAACCCAGGCAGCTCCGTGCTTCAGCACCGCTTTTCGTCGCGTCCTGCCGAACGGTGACAGACCGATGCGGTGCCTGATTCCCTGCGCCATTGACCAGGACCCTTTCTTTGTGCTCAcccgcgctgccgcgccgcggcTGAAGCAGCCGCCACCGGCCCTTCTTCACACTCAGTTCCTGCCCG harbors:
- the HUS1 gene encoding checkpoint protein HUS1, putative (TriTrypDB/GeneDB-style sysID: LpmP.23.0320), giving the protein MRFKATLKDAKGLLGVLQVCRSSQRDCIVRLQSERIRFFSNTNAADGVQVWMRCPSSFLFSEMICDSGYEEHSITCEVLDLAQLIHIVKQVEARERSHQGTASRVQVRLARNGRCPLWRVAMQGLSGQPDVSFDVPLRILGDREIKSLSPPPLERQHLQILVPDMLELTTFIDKLKNTAADSVTFSARVLTPRLGADGGDGGAGACIGVKRPRARDILPLASLRIFAEHFMARFSLKYEAVELIEQPERDDDGGDEDDDGGAVGGISEATVVVETRKFARFFSAVKELDPMKISMYLMDQRALVLSVFAAGNTAMVAYIPAKA
- a CDS encoding hypothetical protein (TriTrypDB/GeneDB-style sysID: LpmP.23.0310), with protein sequence MVTSEQHMPTSDDVEPRLPAGQSVSHFMRTLDVYPVVPPHKAHETTVRPQGNAGGVSPRPCNHRTSQRQREHAWRPSCMSNFPRTPAAAAATGASPSSPTPSSVAEKSVKEAAYRLSPQEVQRRAQQVLTAQIRSLLEARLQERLHQARVAQAQWEATRRPSPSAPVPPPVPPCDTHMASAWPASASSEAAVGASTAPASAEPEPSFEEVSPLITTTMSAHGSAAGGATTRQGVTSAASAAHSTVEMPTIDVHPYSAVELVRVHRLRGVPNHNRGLFAGLSKRTFTTRSGQYTVGREGEGHRRVRSGVSGFMWEARRHSGAASGPPPRLTMRFLCTDSQMLFQWTEDADSAYAVQGENEEFDSRPDDGPMFCNASCMDDPSLGHGLKGVLEHMYGKRMTTEQRAEAVRRLRERREGRRGTSNRYPMLDGKDSNGDGHSSIGGGATTDSTSSLLAGVKDGSSGLGESGHEGRTPSNKGSRSGVVFSNMKHSLTPLHVLSPTKYEQDHLLPLADTPMLGASAMPHNCSDPPLALATPGYRISVSADGGCQRRSAGADTWDHPLLATLSLSSLSHTMTTDEAEAHRLKRNFYVAVADSRTRSRSGGGDGSVRLWGMKGRVTGAGGDHGTYGSPLAPHSASRPSILSVPSSGGQRSQVSNTVCLDMEAETTVVDGRPSTAAGGPHSGTHDTSLVDAGTSGDNSVTGGLGSGGRYDTRRNGEGVSLAAGQGTGEEFTGKEMKQHTLTPFSAVSLSATATSAQDSSLRRPRDDDDSRNLDEFLIHFPEEADHVRLRRTAKNILDGMEDMWDDDGNGRSAFLLPQFLNPNFQFPGLDDTIGAADGADGCSGHGEGSEDNYPPLTGFGVNDAELNEKFRIEAEEEYSDLIAQRDALLAEVEGQHQLLGDMGADVHYLSVGQARTGMNAEQYAITLTSEVNRYAKLHRLCLNRTLEERSQQQQGDEADAAVEHAADGFLDRFGKERTATADVGSQVCDADLCYVDAAVRSTEEQLEDLFLHEKALVNAVRLATVAVANIMTFHASLEMESTCHECFFVFDKPQTLWPCGHTFCLSCLSNMYNRRGKLICAECGSVCEVGYTPNISVELIANYQTVCRRSEADADVEPDSALAKEREAQTIEGVLRSLLNDLLSAQSSWTASPLEHSPLRLRGGA
- the PTR1 gene encoding pteridine reductase 1 (TriTrypDB/GeneDB-style sysID: LpmP.23.0300), whose translation is MMSVATVPVALVTAAAKRLGCGIAEILHAQGYAVCLHYHRSAEDANTLAATLNSRRPNSAIAVQADLSAIATASVSNAHGAAPISLVQRCAGLVDACYNHWGRCDVLVNNASAYYPTPLLNKDEEGHEPSMNEETEAAAAADLFGTNALAPFFLIKAFAQRVADIPAEQRSDNYSIVNMIDAMTNQPLLGFTMYTMAKEALEGLTRSAALELAPLQVRVNGVSPGLSLFPADMPSAVQADYRSKVPLYQRESTAEEVAAVVFFLCSSSAKYITGTCVKVDGGYSLTRA
- a CDS encoding tryptophanyl-tRNA synthetase, putative (TriTrypDB/GeneDB-style sysID: LpmP.23.0330) encodes the protein MRRVTCWPWALRAGVCTFTALRSTSERSDCATDPRELAQHPPGGGDADREDVITPWTVVAKGPQGINYDRVLTTFKAERVDDSARQHIRDAIAKCHERTASVTSVNAQNTPTPVSTAVSPGGVPAQVCVSPAAQQQQPPPPPPLHHFFSRGIAFSHRDLHKALDDIEASIKPEEPSVFLYTGRGPSAGTMHAGHVLPFMLAKYLQDVFNLPLVIQITDDEKFLFRGVPFEGAVAEEVILNNIKDIIAFGFHPRHTFIFRNTHYMGELYPTVLPLQRSMTGNSVKHTLGLTDSDNVGKFAFPATQAAPCFSTAFRRVLPNGDRPMRCLIPCAIDQDPFFVLTRAAAPRLKQPPPALLHTQFLPALKGLEHKMSSSAEENGVITLHDTDKQVRKKLRRAFSGGCATLEQMQETGANLKVDVAYQYLRFFCRDDALFADVTQRYGRGTMNSGDVKDLAADCIIRDVLHDWREQREKVSDDDVVNFCRIRDILH